The DNA sequence tttgtggggggggggaggttaaggtcgggtttcactctagctgacatggaattcactatgtagtctcagggtggccttgaactcacctacttctgcctcccgagtgctgggattaaaggcgtatgccaccacactgggcccctgacatgatttttatttgtggggaaaaaacaaaTGACCTATACTCAAGTAGAAGAACCCTTGCCTACCACGTGTGGGtttagtccccagtacccaccacaaGAAGGACTCAGACACTTTAAGAAGTTTAACTCATGAGATTTTCTTGTTTGgcataaaacatttgaaaactagcatttggggctggagaggtggcttagcagttaaggcgcttgcctgcaaagccaaaggccccaggttcaattccccaggacccacataagccagatgcacaaggtgacacatgcatctggagttatttgcaacaACTGGAGAtgctggcgcacacattctctttctccctcaaataaatataaatttttttaaaaaaaaaaccagcatgagTAGTTATGTAAAACACCAATATGattgttaattttttgttgttgttgttttttgaggtagggtctcactctggcctagtctgacttagaattcactctgtagtctcagggtggcctcgaactcatggtgatccttctacctctgcctcccgagtgctgggattaaaggcgtgcgccaccatgcccggctttgttatTTTTGACAGAGATAGCCAGGGCAAACAAATCTGAGCTCCACTTTTAATTGGCTAGTTAAGCTGAAGtctagtcactgaaaacttcAGGTCCTTGAACAGTGGAGCAGCCGCTCGGCCTGACAGAAACCATGAGAGAGCAACCAGCAGCTCTTACAGTCAGCGGACTTCACAGTCGGAGAAGTCTCAAGAAGCTCATCTAGAGGCTTTACCCTGCTGCcctctcatgggcaggagctctttatcatctctcctccttccttctcttactcCAGTGAAGTCTCTAAACTTAAAGCAAGCCGTCTTTGCGTTTTCCTTATGATTTGTTGCAGGAGATGAGTACGATGTGTGTGCCATTTGTTTGGACGAATATGAAGATGGAGACAAGCTCAGGATTCTTCCCTGTTCACATGGTAAGAAAATTACGTACtttcaagtgccttaaatacGGCATCCCAGAAAAGTTGGGAGCACACTGTGGAGTCTTGAAAGGATAGCGGCATTTGTACCCCGCAGTGACTGCTCTCACCGCACGAGTCTGCTCTCCGCGTGCCACGCGCCCAGGAGACTGTAAGGCCCCGCCCCGGCACTGACTAAAGGTGTGTTTTGCTTCAACAGCTTATCATTGCAAGTGTGTAGACCCGTGGCTCACCAAGACCAAAAAGACATGTCCAGTCTGCAAGCAGAAAGTGGTTCCTTCTCAGGGTGACTCAGATTCTGACACGGACAGCAGTCAGGAAGAAAACGAGGTGTCAGAACACACCCCCCTCCTCAGACCACTAGCCTCCGTCAGCACCCAGTCATTCGGGGCTCTGTCAGAGTCCCACTCGCATCAGAACGCGACCGAGTCCTCAGACTACGAGGAGGACAACGAAGACACCGACAGCAGCGATGCCGAGAACGACAGCAGCGAGCACAGCGTTGTGGTCCAGCTGCAGCCCAGTGGGGACCAGGATTACAGCGTAGCCAACACTGTCTGACATTCAGGCCACTGGCTCTTCTTcccttaaaatgtttatttaggtatataatttggtttattttgttcCCTTTAGAGGTTTCTGTAGAGATAACTTATTTTTAGTATTCTAGTATAATCAGGTTACTGAAACAGGCCTTTTGACCCAGTACTTACGTCCAAGAGCGCACCTCATCTCACTAACTTAACAGGTAGCTGACCGGGGCGTAACTCAGGCATCTCCGTTAGCTCGCTGGGGAGAAAACAGCCAGGACATCCTCAAGACATTAAGCCCTAGACCACAGTGTGCAGTGCCTGTCTTCCACTGGAGGTGGCGCCGTGACACGGATCAGCATGAGCGAAGTCCACGCTCAGCCCCTGTTTCCTGGAACTGCTGGGTTAGAACATGCTTCTTCTGGTATTTCCTGAAATTGTCATTGTTATTGAGAGGCAAGGAGGTAACTTAGCACTTTTTCCTCTTCTCAGTGCCACACGGAAAAGGAGATCTTTCTCATTCCTATTCCTGAGTGACTTATCCCTGGCAGGAAAGGTCTAGAACTAATGTTGACTTCCCGTTGTTTTTGTTGTAAGGTTTTAATACTACAGTGTTCCTAAGAAtttgattcagcagttaaaagtagtGTCTCTGGACCTTTCCTATTTCAGTATCCTTTAGGGTTTTGTGTTTTGATAAAAACCGCTGCATACAAATACCAAATCTCAGCCACTGTTTCCACTCCGATCATATACCTCTTACCCACGAGCACCCTGTGCTGACAAGCGCCGCCACTCTGTCCGGAGGAGGCTGTGCAAGTATTGGATCTGAAGAGAAGTGCTTTTGTCAACAGAACTAATGTACTGAACAATGTATTCTGAGAAGTAATTATATATCACTGGAACTatgtagaaatatatatatataatcaacatGCTAAGAATTTTTATATGGCCTTGTATGATGGGAGCTTCAATGTTAATAAATGTTTTCCACTTTAAGACCCAGTCAGTATTTGTTCTGCACACCTACCGTGGGTCACTGCCATGCACTGTATGTAACGGGGCATCTGTGGTCAGGAACACACATCATATCACATCACATTAGGGTTTTCAAAGCCCCTGACTGCTCACAAGCATGAGGTTAATTCATCAAAGGTGCAGCCCAATCCTTCCAAAAGCAAGCTGCCGTGGTGCCTGTTCAAATGACATACTCTACCATCAACCACTGCTAACAGGGATACCGAAGTGAGAAGTGTGTGCCAAGGAAGTACACCAGGTGTGCACAAGAGCCTGTGCTGTGAAAGAagtaatgcattttaaaaatggcaCTTGGAGGGGAAATTTTAATTTCAGAATTTCTTGTTATGCTCACTTTGGAAAATGAAAAGCTTAGGCCAACCCTACCTCTTAAGAAACACTGTTTACCATGGTAATTCAGTAGAGGTTGAAGTGTGTCATTTGCATAACAGattacaaaagggctggagagatggctcaacagttaaggtacttgcctatgaagcctaagtaccctggttcaattccctagtacccatgtaaagccagatgcacaaggtggcgcatgcatctggagttcatctgcagtagctggagggcctggcccgtctactctcttttcctctatttctctttaaataagtaaataaataaaataaaaacattcaattgaatgggggcagagacaagggaaagagggtaccaacacatgatgttaccaatatgaaatatgttgttaaaaataaaagatttttaaaagtttataaaacaCAAAGTTC is a window from the Jaculus jaculus isolate mJacJac1 chromosome 12, mJacJac1.mat.Y.cur, whole genome shotgun sequence genome containing:
- the Rnf13 gene encoding E3 ubiquitin-protein ligase RNF13 isoform X2, translated to MHRGQGTEPQWFTMWIRTTSSAWDPTTVSTVDVLKKIDIPSVFIGESAANSLKDEFTYEKGGHIVLVPELSLPLEYYLIPFLIIVGICLILIVIFMITKFVQDRHRARRNRLRKDQLKKLPVHKFKKGDEYDVCAICLDEYEDGDKLRILPCSHAYHCKCVDPWLTKTKKTCPVCKQKVVPSQGDSDSDTDSSQEENEVSEHTPLLRPLASVSTQSFGALSESHSHQNATESSDYEEDNEDTDSSDAENDSSEHSVVVQLQPSGDQDYSVANTV